Genomic segment of Alistipes sp. ZOR0009:
CACCCTCCAAAACCATTAAGTTTAGGTTTAACGAGGACTCTGGACATAGCGTGCTTGCCAGCTTTATTGCCAAAAAGTGCAATATTTCTGCAAGTAAGGCAATAGAAGAGGTAAACGAATTCTCCAACCAAATACTAGAGACCCTCGGAAAAGGAAACGAATTCGAGCTTGATGGCATTGGCGTACTCCGTATGCTAGGGTCTGGATCAATCATTTTTTTGCCCATATCTACCTATAGTAGCCTTGGTGAATCTTTTGGTTTACCAACAATCAACCTTCAAACCCAAGCAGAAAAGGCTGTTCCTCAAGAGAAAAAAGCAGACATTTCATCTCCTGAGATAACAGAGTTCGAAATTGAAGATTCTTTTGAGCTTATTGAAGATTCTGCCGAAATATCAAAAGTTGAAGAGATGGAGGAAGCGATTCCTGTTGAAACCTTTGGAACAAAAGAGGAGGTTGCTGAAGCTAAAGAGCCAGAAAAAAGTTCTGCTGCTACAAGCGAAAAGATTGAAGAACCTTTCAAAGCAGAGTCGAGAGCCGCAGCAATAAAGGCTGCAGAACCAGAAGTTATTCTAGAGATTCCAGGATCTAAAGATGATGAAATTCCAGTTGAGAGAAGCAAAAACAGCTGGATATGGATGTTCCTAATTGTTATTTGTGTTTTAGCCATCGCTTTTGTAGCGCTATATCACTACAAGCCGTCTCTTTTTTCCTTCTTGAGCTGGAACGACACAACCAAAATTGAAGAACCTCAGATTCCAACAGATTCCGATACTTCGTACTATAAAGCAATCACAGGAACGCTAGACGACACTGCGACGATTAATGACAGCGCAAGACTTGATAGCGCAAGAGCAAACCTGCAAAAGATTGATAGCATCTCTAAATCGGGAGCCAAACCTTCTCCCAAGCCAACTATAAAAGATGGCAAAACAAGAAGAATGACCAAGGAAGAGGTGGAAAGCATTATCAACGAAAAGCTCAAGCTTGGCAATACCGTAAAGACGTCAGATACTCAGCCAAAGGCTGCATCTTCTCGACCTGTTAACGATGCCAAAGCGACAACCAAGCAAGCAGCACAAACGAAACCTGCTGCAGCACAAGTTCAAACAGGCGGT
This window contains:
- a CDS encoding SPOR domain-containing protein gives rise to the protein MNISHYIQELLFSKQQVALPNIGTFEFVSKPAHIDSATGTITPPSKTIKFRFNEDSGHSVLASFIAKKCNISASKAIEEVNEFSNQILETLGKGNEFELDGIGVLRMLGSGSIIFLPISTYSSLGESFGLPTINLQTQAEKAVPQEKKADISSPEITEFEIEDSFELIEDSAEISKVEEMEEAIPVETFGTKEEVAEAKEPEKSSAATSEKIEEPFKAESRAAAIKAAEPEVILEIPGSKDDEIPVERSKNSWIWMFLIVICVLAIAFVALYHYKPSLFSFLSWNDTTKIEEPQIPTDSDTSYYKAITGTLDDTATINDSARLDSARANLQKIDSISKSGAKPSPKPTIKDGKTRRMTKEEVESIINEKLKLGNTVKTSDTQPKAASSRPVNDAKATTKQAAQTKPAAAQVQTGGNYNVIAASVRTQGEVQREVARLKAKGFTPQIIDNGSGKIRISIGAYPNSRQAATAARNAKSKLGVDAWVLNP